In Streptomyces thermolilacinus SPC6, a single genomic region encodes these proteins:
- a CDS encoding CBS domain-containing protein translates to MLVRDAMSSLVLTIGPAHTLRQAATLMSARRVGSAVVLDPDAHHLGILTERDILNSLGAGQDPDLETAGAHTTTDVVFAAPDWTLEEAAEAMAHGGFRHLIVLDGRGPVGVVSVRDVLRCWAPARRRTAAAAAAPAAG, encoded by the coding sequence ATGCTCGTCCGCGACGCCATGAGTTCCCTGGTCCTCACCATCGGCCCCGCCCACACGCTGCGACAGGCGGCGACGCTGATGTCGGCGCGCCGCGTCGGCTCCGCCGTCGTCCTCGACCCCGACGCGCACCACCTCGGCATCCTCACCGAGCGCGACATCCTCAACTCCCTGGGCGCCGGGCAGGACCCGGACCTGGAGACCGCCGGGGCCCACACGACCACGGACGTGGTGTTCGCGGCGCCGGACTGGACGCTGGAGGAGGCGGCCGAGGCGATGGCCCACGGCGGCTTCCGGCACCTGATCGTCCTCGACGGGCGCGGTCCGGTCGGGGTCGTGTCCGTACGCGACGTGCTGCGCTGCTGGGCCCCGGCCCGTCGGCGCACGGCCGCGGCCGCCGCGGCCCCCGCGGCCGGCTGA